Proteins from a genomic interval of Arthrobacter sp. CAN_C5:
- a CDS encoding YafY family protein, with protein sequence MSAKRTERLLTLVMLLLSTQRGYTKEELFREIELYGGAPTPSAREKLFDRDKAMLREQGIPVQSFSDDPAFDHDNSIRRYRIDAAEYRLPAVTFSAEESAALTLAAGMWDVATLDSAAARALRKLQDRGAADGGAAPLPVEPRIRTNEPHWDEVWRATTSRRPIAFGYGAASTGREEPRTLQPWGMGSRFGHWYVVGLDLDRGEERYFRLSRMTTAPRLLEGTYDVPEHFAMLDSLASLDRADEPFEALVAVQPDTCHLLRTRRGAVLDGADGGWDLLRFPYGDPGDTAADIAAFGPRARAISPADLVAQVRNRLTRASAAQEGHLPVVGFTGPAPRPARRKASADARLRRLLDLVPYLLDHPGADMGETANRFGVSLDQLAADLELLFVSGPRYYPDGLIEVSIDGDRIFLDNADNLAAPVRLNLDEACTLIVGLDTLRRLPGLDPGSAAATAHAKLTEAAGDAGRAGKAIATTLTEDAVGPTLETIQTALRDGVRLELTYLVPARDEVTERTVEPIRAFSRDDVWYLQAWCIGAEAVRNFRLDRIQNAQLTAVPVRAEPRPVPAGDAVFSPTAGDELVTFILQEPARWVAEHYDAGRTVELADGRLAAEIRVATTSWIPGLVGRLGGDAVVAAPGQLSKECSAWLSAARLNYP encoded by the coding sequence GTGTCAGCTAAACGAACGGAACGCCTCCTCACCCTGGTCATGCTGCTGCTCTCCACGCAGCGCGGCTACACCAAGGAGGAGCTGTTCAGGGAAATAGAACTGTACGGTGGGGCACCCACCCCTTCGGCCCGGGAAAAACTCTTCGACCGGGATAAGGCGATGCTCCGCGAACAGGGCATCCCCGTCCAGTCCTTCAGCGATGATCCCGCCTTCGATCACGACAACTCCATCCGCCGCTACCGGATCGACGCCGCCGAGTACCGGCTGCCCGCCGTGACCTTCAGCGCCGAGGAGTCCGCTGCTCTGACCCTCGCGGCCGGGATGTGGGACGTTGCCACCCTCGACTCCGCGGCCGCCCGGGCCCTGCGTAAGCTGCAGGACCGCGGCGCGGCCGACGGCGGTGCCGCACCACTTCCGGTGGAACCCCGGATCAGGACCAACGAACCCCACTGGGACGAGGTCTGGCGTGCCACCACCTCCCGCCGCCCGATCGCCTTCGGCTACGGTGCGGCGAGCACCGGCCGGGAAGAACCAAGGACCCTTCAGCCCTGGGGGATGGGCAGCCGCTTCGGGCATTGGTACGTGGTCGGCCTGGACCTGGACCGCGGCGAGGAACGGTACTTCAGGCTTTCCCGGATGACCACCGCCCCGCGGCTCCTGGAGGGTACCTACGACGTACCCGAACACTTCGCCATGCTCGATTCCCTCGCCTCCCTCGACCGTGCCGACGAACCCTTTGAAGCACTCGTTGCTGTTCAGCCCGACACCTGCCACCTGCTGCGGACCCGCCGCGGTGCGGTCCTGGACGGCGCCGACGGCGGCTGGGACCTGCTGCGCTTTCCGTACGGCGATCCGGGTGACACCGCAGCCGACATCGCAGCCTTCGGCCCCCGTGCCCGGGCCATCTCCCCGGCCGATCTGGTGGCCCAGGTGCGCAACCGGCTGACCCGCGCGTCCGCCGCCCAGGAGGGGCATCTCCCGGTGGTTGGGTTCACCGGCCCGGCACCACGACCGGCCCGCCGCAAGGCCTCCGCCGACGCCCGGCTGCGGAGGCTCCTCGACCTGGTGCCCTACCTCCTGGACCATCCGGGAGCAGACATGGGGGAGACCGCCAACCGGTTCGGCGTCAGCCTTGACCAGCTGGCGGCCGACCTGGAGCTGTTGTTCGTCAGCGGACCCCGCTACTACCCGGACGGCCTGATCGAGGTCAGCATCGACGGGGACCGCATTTTCCTTGACAACGCCGACAACCTGGCGGCGCCGGTCCGTCTGAACCTGGACGAGGCCTGCACCCTGATCGTGGGACTGGACACGCTGCGCCGCCTCCCCGGCCTGGATCCGGGCTCCGCGGCGGCGACCGCCCACGCCAAGCTTACGGAGGCCGCCGGGGACGCCGGTCGTGCCGGGAAAGCGATCGCCACCACCCTGACCGAAGATGCCGTGGGTCCCACCCTCGAAACCATTCAGACCGCCCTGCGCGACGGGGTGCGGCTGGAGCTGACCTATCTGGTGCCCGCACGTGACGAGGTCACCGAGCGGACGGTTGAACCGATCCGGGCCTTCTCCCGCGACGACGTCTGGTACCTGCAGGCCTGGTGCATCGGCGCCGAGGCAGTGCGGAACTTCCGGCTGGACCGGATCCAGAACGCACAACTGACTGCGGTCCCCGTTCGAGCCGAGCCCCGGCCGGTGCCAGCCGGCGACGCCGTGTTCAGCCCGACCGCCGGTGACGAGCTGGTGACCTTCATCCTCCAGGAGCCCGCCCGATGGGTTGCCGAGCACTACGACGCCGGGCGGACCGTCGAGCTCGCCGATGGGCGCCTGGCGGCAGAAATCCGGGTAGCGACCACCTCATGGATCCCCGGGCTGGTCGGCAGGCTCGGCGGGGATGCCGTCGTCGCTGCCCCCGGGCAGCTGTCAAAGGAATGCTCGGCCTGGCTCTCCGCTGCCCGGCTGAACTATCCCTGA
- a CDS encoding FKBP-type peptidyl-prolyl cis-trans isomerase encodes MSIGSNGTDRTKPEIEFPGTEVPTELVISDLIEGSGDEAKAGDTVSAHYVGVAFSTGEEFDSSWNRGAPLDFKVGIGQVIQGWDQGLLGMKVGGRRRLEIPANLAYGDRGAGGAIAPGESLIFVVDLMGLR; translated from the coding sequence ATGTCCATCGGATCAAACGGAACCGACCGCACCAAGCCCGAGATCGAATTCCCCGGCACCGAAGTCCCCACCGAACTGGTCATCTCTGACCTGATCGAGGGCTCCGGCGACGAGGCAAAGGCCGGCGACACCGTCTCCGCCCACTACGTGGGTGTCGCATTCTCCACCGGCGAAGAGTTCGACTCCTCCTGGAACCGCGGCGCACCACTCGACTTCAAGGTCGGCATCGGCCAGGTCATCCAGGGTTGGGACCAGGGTCTGCTCGGCATGAAGGTCGGCGGACGACGCCGGCTGGAAATCCCGGCGAACCTCGCCTACGGTGACCGCGGCGCGGGTGGGGCTATTGCTCCCGGCGAATCGCTGATCTTCGTCGTCGACCTGATGGGCCTGCGCTAA
- the dop gene encoding depupylase/deamidase Dop, translating into MTRAGPPTDPSVLDPARFSAHRVMGTETEYGIIAPSIPDANATVLSSQVVNAYAATLREGLGNLAGTRWDYTDEAPLADARGWHQTRHAADPSQLTDAPPVLTAEEIAMLDSPLDDVGPLDSTVLMNLVLNNGARLYVDHAHPEYSSPEVTNPLDAVLWDRAGDAVALAAMRRIAATPGFAPVHLYKNNTDNKSVSYGSHENYLVPRSVPFHHLAAVLTPFFVTRQTLCGSGRVGIGALNQAPGFQLSQRADFFENEIGLETTVRRPIINTRDEPHAVAEKYRRLHVIIGDANLSETSNYLKVGTTSLVLSLIDRKRAPVPEIHDPVRELQAISHDPTLKHRVRLVDGRSVTALDVQEMYLEACLSESARQGGTDQQSADLLHRWGALIDVLRRNPLDAARQLDWVAKLKVLEAYRSRDGMAWDDPRLALVDLQYSDLRPEKSIYHRLAARGEIDRLVTDEQVTAAVSNPPEDTRAYFRGHCISSFPREVVGASWDSIIFELPSQRRLQRIQTREPLRGTAALTRELFAASADAEEFVSRLLSRPQSNMAP; encoded by the coding sequence GTGACGCGAGCCGGACCGCCAACCGATCCCTCAGTTCTCGACCCAGCCCGGTTCTCCGCCCACCGCGTGATGGGCACCGAAACCGAGTACGGCATCATCGCTCCATCCATCCCGGACGCGAACGCGACGGTCCTGTCCTCGCAGGTGGTCAACGCGTACGCTGCGACCCTCCGGGAAGGGCTCGGCAATCTGGCGGGCACCCGGTGGGATTACACCGACGAGGCACCGCTGGCCGACGCGCGGGGTTGGCACCAGACCCGGCATGCCGCGGACCCATCCCAGCTGACCGACGCCCCACCGGTCCTGACCGCCGAAGAGATCGCCATGCTGGACTCGCCGCTTGACGACGTCGGCCCGCTGGACTCCACGGTGCTCATGAACCTGGTCCTGAACAACGGTGCCCGGCTCTACGTCGATCACGCCCACCCCGAGTATTCGTCCCCGGAGGTCACCAACCCCCTGGATGCTGTGCTGTGGGACCGTGCCGGCGACGCCGTCGCACTGGCAGCGATGCGGCGCATCGCCGCCACACCGGGCTTCGCACCCGTCCACCTGTACAAGAACAACACCGACAACAAGAGCGTGTCCTACGGCTCACACGAGAACTACCTGGTGCCCCGCAGCGTCCCGTTCCATCACCTTGCCGCCGTGCTGACCCCGTTCTTCGTCACCCGCCAGACCCTCTGCGGGTCCGGCCGGGTGGGTATCGGCGCGTTGAACCAGGCGCCCGGTTTCCAGCTCAGCCAGCGGGCCGACTTTTTCGAGAACGAGATCGGACTGGAAACCACCGTCCGCCGTCCCATCATCAATACCCGGGATGAGCCGCACGCGGTCGCCGAAAAATACCGCCGCCTGCACGTGATCATCGGCGACGCGAACCTGAGCGAGACGTCCAACTACCTCAAAGTGGGGACCACGTCCCTGGTGTTGTCCCTGATTGACCGGAAGAGGGCCCCGGTCCCGGAAATCCACGATCCGGTCCGCGAACTGCAGGCCATCAGCCACGACCCCACCCTGAAGCACCGCGTCAGGCTGGTGGATGGCCGATCGGTCACGGCACTGGACGTGCAGGAAATGTACCTGGAAGCCTGCCTCAGCGAATCAGCACGGCAGGGCGGTACCGACCAGCAGAGCGCTGACCTGTTGCACCGGTGGGGGGCCCTGATCGACGTCCTGCGCCGGAATCCCCTCGACGCGGCACGCCAGCTCGACTGGGTGGCCAAGCTCAAGGTCCTCGAGGCGTACCGGAGTCGCGACGGGATGGCGTGGGACGATCCCCGGCTGGCCCTGGTCGACCTGCAGTACTCGGATCTGCGACCGGAGAAGAGCATTTACCACCGGCTGGCGGCCAGGGGAGAAATCGACCGGTTGGTCACCGACGAGCAGGTCACCGCTGCCGTGTCGAACCCGCCGGAGGACACCAGGGCCTACTTCCGGGGGCACTGCATCAGCAGCTTCCCCCGTGAGGTGGTGGGTGCCAGCTGGGATTCGATCATCTTCGAACTGCCCTCCCAGCGCCGGCTGCAACGGATCCAGACCCGGGAACCGCTCCGGGGTACCGCCGCGCTGACCAGGGAATTGTTCGCCGCGTCGGCGGACGCGGAAGAATTTGTTTCGCGGCTATTGAGCAGGCCACAATCCAACATGGCACCATAG
- a CDS encoding ubiquitin-like protein Pup, producing the protein MATQDRRNTGSRPAEQDEEQDTEVPDAGGAPEGGAPTVQTQGVDDLLDEIDGVLESNAEEFVRGFVQKGGQ; encoded by the coding sequence ATGGCTACACAGGACCGCAGAAACACCGGGTCACGTCCCGCGGAACAGGACGAGGAACAGGACACCGAAGTTCCCGACGCCGGGGGGGCACCTGAGGGCGGAGCACCCACGGTACAGACCCAGGGCGTCGACGACCTGCTGGATGAGATCGACGGGGTGCTCGAATCCAACGCCGAAGAATTTGTTCGCGGATTCGTCCAGAAGGGCGGGCAGTAA
- the prcB gene encoding proteasome subunit beta: MKLEDATASIGRAASTSFSGYLGANHPELLPSSRSAGGLTPASAPTLAPHATTIVSMTYAGGVLMAGDRRATMGNVIASRHIEKVFPADMYSVLGIAGSAGIALDIMRLFQVELEHYEKIEGDLMSLDGKANRLAAMIRANLPLALQGLSVVPLFAGFDTVQRVGRLFSFDVTGGRYEEQEHHSVGSGAAFARGALKKLWKPNLDEDRAVRVAVESLYDAADDDSATGGPDVVRQLWPVVYTANSAGARRVPERELALAAAQVIDSRSVAGREA; this comes from the coding sequence ATGAAGTTAGAGGACGCTACCGCGTCGATCGGCCGTGCAGCCTCCACCTCGTTCAGCGGGTATCTCGGGGCAAACCATCCGGAACTGCTGCCCTCCAGCCGCTCCGCCGGGGGACTGACCCCGGCCAGCGCCCCCACCCTCGCGCCGCATGCCACCACGATCGTCTCGATGACCTACGCCGGCGGCGTCCTCATGGCCGGCGACCGGCGGGCGACGATGGGCAACGTCATCGCCAGCCGGCACATCGAAAAGGTCTTCCCGGCCGACATGTACTCGGTGCTGGGGATCGCCGGGAGCGCCGGAATAGCCCTCGACATCATGCGCCTCTTCCAGGTGGAGCTGGAACACTACGAGAAGATCGAGGGCGATCTGATGAGCCTGGACGGCAAGGCCAACCGGTTGGCCGCGATGATCCGGGCCAACCTGCCCCTGGCCTTGCAGGGCCTCTCCGTGGTCCCCCTGTTCGCCGGATTCGACACCGTCCAACGGGTCGGCCGGCTGTTCTCCTTCGACGTGACCGGGGGCCGCTACGAGGAACAGGAACACCACAGCGTCGGATCCGGTGCCGCCTTCGCCCGCGGTGCCCTGAAGAAGCTCTGGAAACCGAACCTTGACGAGGACCGCGCGGTCCGGGTGGCCGTGGAATCGCTCTACGACGCGGCCGACGACGATTCCGCGACGGGCGGCCCCGATGTGGTCCGCCAGCTGTGGCCCGTGGTCTACACGGCCAACAGCGCGGGCGCCCGCAGGGTGCCGGAGCGCGAACTTGCCCTGGCCGCCGCCCAGGTGATCGATTCACGGTCTGTGGCGGGCCGGGAGGCATGA
- the pafA gene encoding Pup--protein ligase: MDRRIFGIETEFGIAYSGPNSRPLSPEEVARYLFRKVVSWGRSSNVFLTNGSRLYLDVGSHPEYATAECDDVAQLIAHDRAGELILEDLVAEAQRRLAHEGYDGRVYLFKNNTDSAGNSYGSHENYLIPRKLEFSRLADILIPFLVTRQLLVGAGKVLKTQTGSIYAFSQRADHIWEGVSSATTRSRPIINTRDEPHADAEYYRRLHVIAGDSNMSETTAMLKVGSVDLILRMIEAGVIMKDFRLENPIRSIREISHDLTGRQPLKLANGRRISALEMQREYLARVRQFVDTNGAHTPHVERILELWGRTLDAVDTGDHWLIDREIDWAIKKKLIDRYRVRHGLGLESARVAQLDLTYHDISRERGLYFLLQQRGETERVVDDVDIKNAVDIPPQTTRARLRGEFVRRAKEANRDFTVDWVHLKLNDRAQQTILCKDPFQSVDERVEALLAQL; the protein is encoded by the coding sequence ATGGACCGCAGGATCTTTGGCATCGAGACCGAGTTCGGGATCGCCTATTCCGGGCCGAACTCCCGTCCACTCTCACCCGAGGAGGTGGCCCGCTACCTGTTCCGGAAAGTGGTTAGTTGGGGGAGGTCCTCCAACGTCTTCCTCACCAACGGGTCCCGGCTGTACCTCGACGTCGGCTCACATCCCGAGTACGCGACGGCCGAATGCGACGACGTCGCCCAGCTGATTGCCCATGACCGGGCGGGGGAGCTGATCCTCGAGGACCTCGTTGCCGAGGCACAACGGCGGCTCGCCCACGAGGGGTACGACGGGCGGGTGTACCTGTTCAAGAACAACACCGACTCCGCGGGGAACTCCTACGGCAGCCATGAGAACTACCTCATTCCCCGGAAGCTCGAGTTCAGCCGCCTGGCCGACATCCTGATTCCGTTCCTGGTCACCCGGCAGCTGCTGGTCGGCGCCGGGAAGGTCCTCAAGACGCAGACCGGTTCCATCTACGCCTTCTCACAGCGCGCCGACCACATCTGGGAAGGTGTCTCCTCCGCGACCACCCGGTCACGGCCCATCATCAACACCCGGGACGAGCCCCACGCCGACGCCGAGTACTACCGCAGGCTCCACGTGATCGCCGGGGACTCCAACATGTCCGAGACCACCGCCATGCTCAAGGTGGGGTCGGTCGACCTGATCCTGCGGATGATCGAGGCGGGCGTCATCATGAAAGACTTCCGGCTGGAAAACCCGATCCGCAGCATCAGGGAAATCTCCCACGACCTCACCGGCAGGCAGCCCCTCAAACTGGCCAACGGCCGTCGCATCTCCGCGCTTGAAATGCAGCGGGAGTATCTGGCCCGGGTCCGCCAGTTTGTCGACACGAACGGCGCCCACACCCCGCACGTCGAGCGGATCCTGGAACTGTGGGGCCGCACGCTGGACGCCGTCGACACCGGTGACCACTGGCTTATCGACCGGGAGATCGACTGGGCCATCAAGAAGAAGCTGATCGACCGCTACCGGGTCCGCCACGGGCTGGGGCTCGAATCGGCGCGGGTGGCGCAACTCGACCTCACCTACCACGACATTTCCCGGGAACGTGGACTGTACTTCCTGCTCCAGCAGCGTGGCGAAACCGAGCGGGTGGTGGACGACGTCGACATCAAGAACGCCGTGGACATTCCACCCCAGACCACCCGCGCGCGCCTGAGGGGCGAGTTTGTGCGGCGCGCCAAGGAGGCCAACCGGGACTTCACCGTCGACTGGGTGCACCTCAAACTCAACGACCGCGCCCAGCAGACCATCCTGTGCAAGGACCCGTTCCAGTCGGTCGACGAACGGGTTGAAGCGCTGCTGGCGCAACTGTGA
- the prcA gene encoding proteasome subunit alpha has translation MTQQFYVSPEQLTRDRADFARKGIARGRSVVVLSCRDGIALVAENPSPSLHKVGEIYDRIAFAAVGKYNEFESLRQAGVRYADVRGYSYDRGDVTARGLASVYAQSLGAVFTADSKPFEVELAVAEVGTRTDTDHLYRLTFDGSIADEQRFIVMGGQADAVVDALSSRWDADHDFGEAVRTAVDALRYGGGSVVGGVSEPRVRLDPGALEVAALDRDPLTTRGARRAFRRFLPAEVAAMLEGAQH, from the coding sequence GTGACCCAACAGTTCTATGTGTCCCCGGAGCAGCTCACCCGGGACCGCGCCGACTTTGCCCGGAAGGGAATCGCCCGGGGCCGGTCGGTCGTGGTGCTCAGCTGCCGGGACGGGATCGCCCTGGTCGCCGAGAATCCTTCGCCGTCCCTGCACAAGGTCGGCGAGATCTACGACCGGATCGCTTTCGCCGCCGTCGGGAAGTACAACGAGTTCGAGAGCCTGCGGCAGGCGGGGGTTCGCTACGCCGATGTGAGGGGCTACTCCTACGACCGCGGTGACGTGACCGCCCGCGGGCTGGCCAGTGTCTACGCACAGAGCCTCGGCGCCGTCTTTACCGCCGACAGCAAGCCCTTCGAAGTTGAACTGGCCGTCGCCGAGGTGGGTACCCGCACCGACACCGACCATCTGTACCGGCTGACCTTTGACGGGTCAATCGCCGACGAACAACGGTTCATCGTGATGGGTGGGCAGGCCGACGCCGTGGTGGACGCACTCTCCAGCCGCTGGGACGCCGACCACGACTTCGGCGAAGCGGTGCGGACCGCCGTCGACGCCCTCCGCTATGGCGGCGGGAGCGTCGTCGGCGGGGTCAGCGAACCCCGGGTCCGCCTGGACCCCGGCGCCCTGGAGGTCGCGGCCCTGGACCGTGACCCGCTGACCACCCGCGGAGCGCGTCGCGCGTTCCGACGGTTCCTGCCCGCGGAAGTGGCAGCCATGCTCGAAGGGGCGCAGCACTGA
- a CDS encoding FKBP-type peptidyl-prolyl cis-trans isomerase, with translation MTLPLLLALTACGGDAGSDGPEGKTAGDAAILESVRIEGGTDEEAPEVTFESPLEVTGPAAAAITAGDGDPIADGDRVSFHLVGLNAEDGSVLGDTYSAGQPQTLDLTEQLQEVDPELYEVLLGTTIGSQIAYTTVLEGQDPQQLIVMRVLSAEDAPPVPEVLSPEAVEELDADGQLPTFTFDDDDAPVIEIPDNEPSDDLVIKVLEAGDGDVLTEADTITANYAGWRWEDGEQFDSSYPGGEPVEFPLTGVIEGWTKGLAGQTVGSKVLLVIPAPMGYGDPAPEGRPSGTLAFYVEIVEKVAAE, from the coding sequence ATGACTCTGCCCCTTCTGCTTGCGCTGACTGCCTGTGGCGGTGATGCCGGCAGCGATGGCCCGGAGGGGAAGACCGCCGGGGACGCCGCGATTCTCGAATCCGTCCGCATTGAGGGCGGCACCGATGAGGAAGCCCCCGAGGTGACGTTCGAGTCGCCGCTGGAGGTCACCGGCCCCGCAGCCGCGGCCATCACCGCTGGCGACGGCGATCCCATTGCCGACGGCGACCGCGTCTCATTCCACCTGGTGGGGCTCAACGCCGAGGATGGCTCAGTGCTCGGAGACACCTACTCCGCCGGGCAGCCACAGACCCTTGACCTGACCGAGCAGCTGCAGGAGGTCGACCCTGAACTCTACGAGGTGCTGCTGGGCACCACCATCGGCTCCCAGATCGCGTACACCACGGTCCTCGAGGGCCAGGACCCGCAGCAGCTCATCGTCATGCGCGTGCTGAGCGCCGAGGATGCACCCCCAGTGCCCGAGGTCCTCAGCCCCGAGGCGGTCGAGGAACTCGACGCCGACGGCCAGCTGCCCACGTTCACCTTCGACGACGACGACGCGCCGGTCATTGAGATCCCCGACAACGAGCCCTCCGATGACCTGGTCATCAAGGTCCTCGAGGCCGGCGACGGCGATGTCCTCACCGAGGCCGACACCATCACCGCCAACTACGCCGGCTGGCGGTGGGAGGACGGCGAGCAGTTCGACTCCAGCTACCCCGGCGGTGAGCCGGTCGAGTTCCCCCTGACCGGCGTCATCGAAGGCTGGACCAAGGGCCTCGCTGGCCAGACCGTGGGCAGCAAGGTGCTGCTGGTCATCCCTGCGCCCATGGGCTACGGCGACCCGGCACCCGAGGGACGCCCGTCCGGCACCCTCGCGTTCTACGTAGAAATCGTCGAGAAGGTCGCCGCCGAATAG
- the arc gene encoding proteasome ATPase, whose protein sequence is MADFEHVDPTEPSAGEAHQAGAAASQLAATQRQLNVLRDRLRNIDRQLASAAQNNTKLVSALETARAEIVRLKGALENEGATPFSFGTIIQINPQRAAEPGSTAAATSQETADILQSGRKLRVSVSPLINLAQLMPGQEVLLNESLTIVAGLAFERAGDLVTVKELLGSDRALVIGRADEERVVRLNGPLQAERIRVGDALSVDNRSGYALEKIPRSEVENLVLEEVPDIAYEDIGGLGPQIEQIRDAVELPFLHPDLYREHGLKAPKGILLYGPPGCGKTLIAKAVANSLAARVMERTGSNETRSYFLNIKGPELLDKYVGETERHIRLIFARAREKASDGSPVVVFFDEMDSLFRTRGTGVSSDVETTIVPQLLSEIDGVEKLENVIVIGASNREDMIDPAILRPGRLDVKIKIHRPDAEGAAEIFGKYITENLPLHAEDLGEHGGSRSATVQAIIRRTVEKMYSTEKSNEYLEVTYANGDTEMLYFKDFNSGAVIQNVVDRAKKYAIKDLLLDNQKGLRIEHFLRAVVDEFREHEDLPNTTNPDDWARISGKKGERITYIRTIVQGKAGQEPGKTIETTANTGQYL, encoded by the coding sequence ATGGCTGACTTCGAGCACGTTGATCCAACGGAACCATCGGCTGGCGAAGCGCATCAGGCCGGTGCGGCGGCCAGCCAGTTGGCGGCAACCCAGCGGCAGTTGAACGTCCTGCGGGACCGGCTGCGTAACATCGACCGGCAGCTCGCGTCCGCAGCCCAGAACAACACCAAACTGGTTTCGGCACTCGAAACCGCCCGGGCCGAGATCGTCCGGCTCAAGGGCGCCCTCGAAAATGAGGGTGCCACCCCGTTCAGCTTCGGCACGATCATCCAGATCAACCCCCAGCGGGCTGCGGAGCCCGGTTCGACGGCGGCCGCCACCTCGCAGGAGACCGCTGACATCCTGCAGTCCGGCAGGAAACTCCGGGTCTCAGTGAGCCCGCTGATCAACCTGGCGCAGCTGATGCCCGGCCAGGAGGTGCTGCTCAACGAATCCCTGACCATCGTCGCGGGCCTGGCCTTCGAACGCGCCGGCGACCTGGTGACGGTCAAGGAACTGCTGGGATCCGACCGAGCCCTCGTGATCGGCCGCGCCGACGAGGAGCGGGTGGTCCGGCTCAACGGGCCCCTCCAGGCCGAGCGGATCCGCGTCGGGGACGCCCTCTCGGTCGACAACCGGTCCGGGTACGCGCTGGAGAAAATCCCGCGCAGTGAGGTGGAAAACCTGGTCCTGGAGGAGGTTCCGGACATCGCGTACGAGGACATTGGCGGCCTCGGACCCCAGATTGAACAGATCCGCGACGCCGTTGAGCTGCCGTTCCTGCACCCGGACCTGTACCGCGAGCACGGACTGAAAGCCCCGAAGGGGATCCTGCTCTACGGTCCGCCCGGCTGCGGCAAGACCCTCATCGCCAAGGCGGTGGCGAACTCGCTGGCTGCACGGGTGATGGAACGGACCGGCTCCAACGAAACCAGAAGCTACTTCCTGAACATCAAGGGCCCGGAGCTGTTGGACAAGTACGTCGGCGAAACGGAGCGTCACATCCGGCTGATCTTCGCCCGGGCCCGTGAAAAAGCGTCGGACGGCAGCCCTGTCGTGGTTTTCTTCGACGAGATGGACTCCCTCTTCAGGACCCGGGGCACCGGGGTGTCCTCCGATGTCGAGACCACCATCGTCCCGCAGCTCCTCAGCGAGATTGACGGCGTCGAAAAGCTGGAGAACGTGATTGTGATTGGAGCGTCCAACCGGGAAGACATGATCGACCCGGCCATCCTCCGGCCCGGCCGACTGGACGTGAAGATCAAGATCCACCGCCCCGACGCGGAGGGTGCCGCGGAGATTTTCGGCAAGTACATCACCGAGAACCTGCCCCTGCACGCCGAGGACCTGGGCGAGCACGGCGGCAGCCGCTCCGCCACTGTGCAGGCGATCATTCGGCGCACTGTCGAGAAGATGTACTCCACCGAAAAGTCGAACGAATACCTGGAGGTGACCTACGCCAACGGGGACACCGAGATGCTCTACTTCAAGGACTTCAACTCCGGCGCGGTCATCCAGAATGTGGTTGACCGGGCGAAAAAGTATGCGATCAAGGATCTGTTGCTCGATAACCAGAAGGGTCTGCGGATAGAGCATTTCCTGCGTGCCGTCGTCGACGAGTTCCGCGAGCACGAGGACCTTCCCAACACCACCAACCCCGACGACTGGGCGCGTATTTCCGGGAAGAAGGGGGAGCGGATCACCTATATCCGCACCATCGTGCAGGGTAAGGCCGGCCAGGAACCCGGGAAGACCATCGAAACCACAGCCAATACCGGACAGTATCTGTGA